In Methanosarcina siciliae T4/M, one genomic interval encodes:
- the carB gene encoding carbamoyl-phosphate synthase large subunit, whose protein sequence is MPKREDIKKVLLIGSGPITIGQAAEFDFSGSQACRSLKEEGVQVVLVNSNPATIMTDPEMADSVYIEPLDAKIVEKIIEKERPDGIIAGIGGQTGLNITSELAEMGVFEKYGVQILGTPVEAIKNTEDRELFKETMLRIGEKVPQSRAVNTLKEAEEVVAELGLPLIVRPAYTLGGAGGGIARTKEELLEITERGLRRSRISQVLIEESVLGWAEVEYEVMRDANDTCIVICNMENIDPMGVHTGESAVVAPSQTLTDAEHQMLRSASIKIIRALKIEGGCNIQYALKEGDYRIVEVNPRVSRSSALASKATGYPIARVTAKIAIGMALDEIINSVTKNTPASFEPALDYVITKIPRWPFDKFVTADKTLTTAMKSTGEIMAIGRTMEESLLKAFKSLDIDSQLGNKRWDEHEVKTLLKTPTSERLFVIFHALERGMSVKEIAELTSINPFFISKMKKIAEMEKRIRTEELTPELLREVKKMGFPDTRLAELTGKTREQISDIRHEAEILATFKMVDTCAAEFQAATPYYYSTYEDTCETNSTDRKKILILGAGPIRIGQGIEFDYCTVHAVTALRNEGIETHIINNNPETVSTDFDTSDKLFFEPLTMEYVMNVIERERPDGVLVQFGGQTSVNLALPLKKELERRTDLNTMIMGTDPEDMDLAEDREKFYILMQKLGIPQPEGGYATSQQEAIEVAQRIGFPVLVRPSYVLGGRAMEIVYDEIDLERYMKEAVRVSPEHPILIDDFLEGACEIDVDAVCDRKDVLIGAIMEHIEEAGVHSGDSACVIPPQSLPEDVLAQVRDYTRKIALGLRVKGLINIQMAEKGGKVFVLEANPRSSRTIPFVSKAIGLPLAKIAAKVISGHSLKEMGYTDEPKPKHVSIKEVLLPFDKLPGADPVLGPEMKSTGEVMGIDYDFGRAYYKAELAADNLLPLTGKVFLSIRNADKPELVDIARKLQAAGLELMGTRGTVNYLAQHGVFMDTVKKVHDGSPNVIDMMRRDEVDLIINTPTSKQSRKDGSRIRRAAVDFKVPYITTIQAARAAAAAIETMKKGEDLTIKSINEYHKEMGL, encoded by the coding sequence ATGCCAAAACGTGAGGACATAAAGAAAGTTTTGCTTATAGGCTCGGGCCCGATCACAATCGGACAGGCGGCAGAGTTCGACTTCTCGGGAAGCCAGGCGTGCAGGTCCTTAAAAGAAGAAGGCGTGCAGGTCGTGCTCGTAAACTCAAACCCTGCAACTATTATGACCGACCCCGAAATGGCGGATTCGGTCTATATCGAGCCCCTTGATGCCAAAATTGTTGAGAAAATCATTGAAAAAGAGCGCCCGGACGGGATCATTGCAGGGATTGGCGGACAGACCGGCCTGAATATCACGAGCGAACTTGCGGAAATGGGCGTCTTTGAAAAATACGGGGTCCAGATCCTGGGGACTCCTGTAGAAGCTATTAAAAACACGGAAGACAGGGAACTCTTCAAAGAGACCATGCTGAGGATTGGGGAAAAGGTCCCCCAGAGCCGTGCAGTCAATACCTTAAAGGAAGCCGAAGAGGTGGTTGCAGAACTCGGGCTGCCTCTGATCGTCCGCCCGGCTTACACTCTTGGAGGCGCAGGCGGCGGCATTGCCCGCACAAAAGAAGAGCTCCTTGAGATTACCGAACGCGGGCTCAGGCGCAGCCGCATCAGCCAGGTCCTTATTGAAGAAAGCGTGCTCGGCTGGGCAGAAGTCGAGTATGAGGTTATGAGGGACGCAAACGATACCTGTATCGTGATCTGTAACATGGAAAACATCGACCCCATGGGCGTCCACACAGGAGAATCGGCAGTTGTTGCCCCTTCCCAGACCCTGACCGACGCAGAGCACCAGATGCTCAGGTCTGCCTCTATTAAGATCATCCGTGCCCTCAAGATCGAAGGAGGGTGCAATATCCAGTACGCCTTAAAGGAAGGCGACTACCGCATTGTCGAGGTAAATCCGAGGGTTTCAAGGTCTTCAGCCCTTGCGTCCAAAGCCACGGGCTACCCGATTGCCCGCGTAACCGCAAAAATTGCAATCGGAATGGCGCTCGATGAGATAATTAACAGCGTCACCAAAAATACCCCTGCTTCTTTTGAGCCTGCTCTGGACTATGTAATTACGAAGATCCCAAGGTGGCCTTTTGACAAATTCGTAACTGCGGACAAGACCCTGACCACAGCCATGAAGAGTACCGGAGAAATTATGGCAATCGGCAGGACAATGGAAGAGTCTCTCCTGAAGGCTTTCAAGTCTCTTGATATCGACTCCCAGCTCGGAAATAAACGCTGGGACGAGCACGAGGTCAAAACCCTCCTCAAAACTCCCACAAGCGAACGCCTTTTCGTGATCTTCCACGCGCTTGAGCGGGGAATGTCGGTAAAGGAAATTGCCGAACTCACGAGCATCAACCCCTTCTTCATCTCAAAAATGAAGAAGATCGCGGAAATGGAAAAACGCATCAGGACAGAAGAACTGACCCCTGAACTCCTGCGCGAGGTAAAGAAAATGGGTTTCCCGGACACCCGCCTTGCGGAACTGACCGGCAAAACAAGGGAGCAGATCAGCGACATCAGGCATGAAGCAGAAATTTTAGCCACCTTCAAGATGGTCGACACCTGTGCAGCCGAGTTCCAGGCAGCAACCCCCTATTACTATTCCACTTACGAAGATACCTGTGAGACAAACTCCACAGACAGGAAGAAAATCCTCATTCTCGGAGCTGGCCCGATAAGGATCGGACAGGGTATAGAGTTTGACTACTGTACCGTCCATGCAGTAACCGCGCTCAGGAATGAGGGCATAGAGACCCATATCATAAACAATAACCCCGAGACTGTCTCAACGGACTTTGATACCTCGGATAAGCTCTTTTTCGAACCCCTCACAATGGAATACGTAATGAACGTAATCGAACGTGAGAGACCTGACGGAGTCCTTGTGCAGTTCGGAGGACAGACCTCTGTCAACCTCGCACTCCCCCTGAAAAAGGAATTAGAGCGCAGGACAGACCTCAATACCATGATCATGGGCACTGACCCAGAAGACATGGACCTTGCCGAAGACAGGGAAAAGTTCTACATCCTCATGCAGAAACTCGGCATTCCCCAGCCGGAAGGAGGGTATGCGACCTCCCAGCAGGAAGCAATCGAGGTTGCCCAGAGGATAGGGTTCCCGGTCCTGGTTCGCCCCTCCTACGTTCTCGGCGGAAGAGCCATGGAGATTGTCTACGACGAAATCGACCTTGAACGCTACATGAAAGAGGCAGTCAGAGTCTCTCCCGAACACCCGATCCTTATTGACGATTTCCTGGAAGGAGCCTGCGAAATAGACGTTGATGCGGTTTGCGACCGGAAAGACGTCCTTATAGGGGCAATCATGGAACACATTGAAGAAGCCGGGGTTCACTCCGGAGACTCGGCCTGTGTGATCCCACCCCAGTCGCTCCCGGAAGACGTACTTGCCCAGGTAAGGGACTACACCAGGAAGATCGCACTCGGCCTGAGGGTCAAGGGCCTGATTAACATCCAGATGGCCGAAAAAGGTGGAAAGGTCTTTGTGCTCGAAGCAAACCCGCGTTCAAGCAGGACCATCCCCTTCGTCTCAAAAGCTATCGGCCTCCCGCTTGCAAAGATTGCAGCCAAAGTGATTTCCGGACACAGCTTAAAAGAGATGGGGTACACCGACGAACCCAAGCCCAAACACGTCTCGATCAAAGAAGTCCTCCTGCCCTTCGACAAACTGCCCGGAGCAGACCCTGTCCTCGGCCCCGAAATGAAAAGCACGGGAGAAGTCATGGGCATTGACTACGATTTCGGAAGGGCTTACTATAAGGCAGAGCTTGCAGCCGATAACCTCCTCCCCCTCACAGGAAAAGTCTTCCTCTCGATCCGGAACGCAGACAAGCCCGAACTCGTGGACATTGCAAGAAAACTGCAGGCAGCAGGCCTCGAACTCATGGGTACCCGCGGGACCGTGAATTACCTTGCCCAGCACGGGGTCTTCATGGATACCGTAAAGAAAGTCCACGACGGAAGCCCGAACGTAATCGATATGATGCGCAGGGATGAAGTCGACCTGATTATCAACACTCCGACAAGCAAACAGTCCCGCAAGGACGGTTCCAGGATCAGGCGGGCAGCCGTTGACTTCAAGGTCCCCTACATCACCACGATCCAGGCAGCACGTGCAGCAGCAGCCGCGATTGAGACCATGAAGAAAGGCGAAGACCTTACGATCAAATCCATCAACGAGTACCACAAAGAGATGGGGCTGTAA
- a CDS encoding argininosuccinate synthase, translating to MAKKVALAYSGGLDTSVCIPILKEKYGYDEVITISVDVGQPEEEIKKADAKAEKISNKHYTIDAKEEFVKDYIFPLIKANGDYEGYVMGTSVARPLIAKKVVEAAIKEGAVALAHGCTGKGNDQLRFEAVFRQTDMDVIAPMREMNLTREWEIDYAKEHGIPVEVTKAKPWSVDENIWSRSIEGGKLEDPSFVPPEEIFEWTKSAEDAPNEPRIVDIDFEAGVPVALDGEKLGGYALVRKMNEIAGENGVGRTDMIEDRVLGLKARENYEHPAATVLLAAHADLEKLVLTRGELKFKKIVDEQWSELAYYGLVDEPLYADLNAFIDKSQERVTGTVKVKLYKGALTILARSSPNALYSEDLVSFDSQTIDQKDAEGFAKYHGFQARMYRKVMNKE from the coding sequence ATGGCAAAGAAAGTTGCACTTGCATATTCCGGTGGGCTTGACACCTCTGTGTGCATCCCCATCCTCAAGGAAAAGTACGGGTACGATGAAGTAATTACAATTTCAGTAGACGTCGGCCAGCCCGAAGAAGAGATCAAAAAAGCCGATGCAAAAGCCGAGAAGATCAGCAACAAACACTACACGATCGATGCAAAGGAAGAGTTCGTAAAAGACTACATCTTTCCCCTGATCAAAGCCAACGGAGACTACGAAGGCTATGTCATGGGCACATCGGTAGCCCGCCCGCTGATTGCCAAGAAAGTGGTCGAAGCTGCCATAAAAGAAGGAGCAGTTGCCCTTGCCCACGGCTGTACGGGAAAAGGAAACGACCAGCTCCGCTTCGAAGCCGTCTTCCGCCAGACAGACATGGACGTAATCGCCCCCATGCGGGAGATGAACCTGACCCGCGAGTGGGAAATCGACTACGCAAAAGAGCACGGAATCCCGGTAGAAGTTACAAAAGCCAAGCCCTGGAGCGTTGACGAAAACATCTGGAGCCGCAGCATCGAAGGCGGAAAGCTTGAAGACCCCTCCTTCGTCCCGCCGGAAGAGATCTTCGAGTGGACAAAATCCGCAGAAGATGCCCCGAACGAGCCCAGGATCGTTGACATCGACTTTGAAGCCGGAGTCCCTGTAGCCCTTGACGGCGAAAAGCTCGGCGGCTACGCCCTTGTCAGGAAGATGAACGAAATTGCAGGCGAGAACGGCGTTGGCCGGACCGATATGATCGAAGACCGCGTGCTCGGCTTAAAAGCCCGTGAGAACTACGAGCACCCGGCTGCAACCGTCCTCCTCGCAGCCCACGCCGACCTCGAGAAACTCGTCCTTACCCGCGGGGAACTGAAGTTCAAGAAGATCGTTGACGAGCAGTGGTCCGAACTTGCCTATTACGGGCTTGTGGATGAGCCGCTTTATGCCGACCTCAACGCCTTTATCGACAAGTCCCAGGAAAGGGTCACAGGTACAGTGAAAGTGAAGCTCTACAAAGGCGCACTTACTATCCTTGCCCGCAGCTCGCCAAATGCCCTGTATTCTGAGGATCTGGTTTCGTTTGACAGCCAGACCATTGACCAGAAGGATGCGGAAGGGTTTGCGAAGTATCACGGGTTCCAGGCGAGGATGTACAGGAAAGTAATGAATAAGGAATAA
- a CDS encoding NACHT domain-containing protein, whose amino-acid sequence MDPSITQNILLSLFANGLTSLICYLGVKLEDLPFEDEDSVSSLISKTNFDIIIEEFINAEELPEIDSKSICEFFTSPEVESIVLQIYAYQFSSSVFNESNSKSIEEIREEFNLVLSLYFGIDKEKNSKLMSQIFMILIAGCEETLNKWTNEGKLSAHEAESKYRFKAICGILQTVNKNIELLSGKTKPNIHEIHKFVEKYRSIVGKRCERIRSASYNSKQRVPINDIYVCPDFIVEGSTKVTNRPLRGETRLRFACGKEIINLNQLLSHVFRIVLLGDPGAGKTTFVQKISHELITRYSERIFSGTCVTPTIVVLRDFQVKNFEKGISILDFIAEEANSNYQIPVPKYTFEYLLLNGHMLLIFDGLDELLDIKYREKIVDEVESFCTLYPSVPVIVTSRKVGYEQAPLRDDMFKTIELAPFNVEKINEYVTKWFALDDDLTNEEKNSKSESFMRESQIASDIRSNSLMLSLMCSIYLEENYIPENRPKVYQKCSEMLFEKWDGHRGISSNTLIPNAKIKPLIAYLAHYIFTKESIESSQEGVTEKELIEICSEYLFDTIYEDIDEAERAAEDFIDFCRGRAWVFTDIGTKNGENSYQFTHRTFLEYFTAYWIVRKYPIEEICEILLPKICKREWDTVAQLVFQIKYESAEDGDTLFKELIKKSRIVKNEERFNLMDFASKCLKFIIPRPQITREIVTECFNMSVNSGLELIEVLKNHKKELGNETYELSSIEYHPIDEIGEYVMNSDYDPIEPILLIRDTLLENRNVISKTIRDLIIDTFINGNENESILSLEICLNIPKDSPFVLDKTFYENKENENFWELFSGETFQCCFSNKSDFILRNLHLSIGCYLQNKLALNDIIDVHGLKFLLYDYSYIITPRTRYSAIADRLLLTWVSGSQINSDELKKIGVTFLLSSTRCIKINENILYMEMFIKSIERVTEIKKNNILNQDPDSLFGVFCLFACMLELRVEEKVLSIIQKIISFSDPLGFIFATWLGVGDPDQVENRIEKIGFTDDQKSFVIKWAKKEIHILELNSENDNDISVSIPK is encoded by the coding sequence ATGGACCCTTCAATAACTCAAAATATTTTATTAAGTTTGTTCGCGAACGGCCTTACTTCTTTAATATGCTACCTTGGAGTAAAACTAGAGGATCTTCCTTTTGAAGATGAAGATTCTGTAAGCTCATTAATAAGTAAAACTAATTTTGATATCATAATTGAAGAGTTCATAAATGCGGAAGAACTTCCTGAAATTGATTCTAAATCAATTTGCGAATTTTTTACATCTCCTGAAGTTGAATCAATTGTACTACAAATATATGCATATCAATTTTCATCGAGTGTTTTCAATGAGTCAAATTCAAAAAGCATTGAAGAGATCAGAGAAGAATTTAATTTAGTGTTATCACTATATTTTGGAATTGACAAAGAAAAAAATTCCAAATTGATGTCACAAATTTTTATGATACTGATTGCTGGATGTGAGGAAACACTCAATAAATGGACAAATGAAGGTAAACTTTCAGCGCATGAAGCTGAATCTAAATACAGATTTAAAGCAATTTGTGGTATACTTCAAACAGTCAACAAAAACATAGAACTCCTTTCAGGGAAAACTAAACCAAATATTCATGAAATTCATAAATTTGTGGAAAAGTATCGTTCAATTGTAGGGAAACGCTGCGAAAGAATTAGATCTGCCAGTTATAATAGTAAGCAGAGGGTACCAATTAATGACATTTATGTATGTCCAGACTTTATTGTTGAGGGATCTACAAAAGTGACAAATAGGCCCTTGAGGGGGGAAACGAGATTAAGGTTTGCCTGTGGAAAAGAAATTATCAATTTAAACCAATTATTGTCACATGTATTCCGTATAGTCTTACTTGGGGATCCAGGCGCAGGAAAAACTACTTTTGTACAAAAAATAAGTCACGAACTTATAACTCGGTATTCAGAAAGGATATTTTCAGGAACCTGTGTAACACCTACTATTGTTGTTCTTCGAGATTTCCAAGTTAAAAATTTCGAAAAAGGAATTTCAATATTAGACTTCATCGCGGAAGAAGCAAATTCAAATTATCAAATTCCAGTTCCAAAATATACATTTGAATATCTGCTTTTAAATGGTCACATGCTGCTAATTTTCGACGGACTCGATGAACTCCTTGATATAAAATATCGAGAAAAAATAGTAGATGAAGTCGAGTCTTTTTGTACACTTTATCCATCAGTTCCAGTTATTGTCACTTCACGTAAGGTAGGATACGAACAAGCACCTCTCCGAGATGATATGTTTAAAACGATTGAATTAGCTCCGTTCAATGTCGAAAAAATTAATGAATATGTGACTAAGTGGTTTGCTTTAGATGATGACCTTACAAATGAAGAAAAAAACAGCAAGTCAGAATCATTTATGCGTGAAAGTCAAATTGCATCAGATATTCGCTCCAATTCACTAATGCTTTCCTTAATGTGCAGCATTTATCTAGAAGAAAATTATATTCCAGAAAATCGACCTAAAGTATATCAAAAATGTTCTGAAATGCTCTTTGAGAAATGGGATGGACATAGAGGAATTTCATCTAATACTTTGATACCAAATGCAAAAATTAAGCCTCTCATAGCATACCTAGCTCACTATATATTTACAAAAGAATCTATAGAATCATCACAAGAAGGAGTTACAGAAAAAGAATTAATAGAAATATGCAGTGAATATCTTTTTGATACAATTTATGAAGATATAGATGAAGCTGAAAGAGCAGCTGAAGACTTTATCGATTTTTGTAGAGGACGAGCTTGGGTTTTCACGGACATTGGAACGAAAAACGGAGAAAATAGTTATCAATTTACTCACCGAACTTTTTTAGAATATTTCACAGCATATTGGATAGTAAGAAAGTATCCTATAGAAGAAATATGCGAGATTCTATTACCCAAGATTTGTAAACGAGAGTGGGATACAGTAGCACAGCTAGTATTTCAAATAAAGTACGAAAGTGCTGAAGATGGCGATACATTATTTAAAGAACTGATTAAAAAATCAAGAATAGTCAAAAATGAAGAAAGATTTAACCTTATGGATTTTGCCTCAAAATGTTTAAAATTTATCATACCCAGACCTCAGATTACAAGAGAAATTGTTACTGAGTGTTTTAACATGTCTGTTAATTCTGGATTGGAATTAATTGAAGTACTCAAAAATCATAAAAAGGAATTAGGAAATGAAACTTATGAACTAAGTAGCATAGAATATCATCCTATAGATGAAATTGGTGAATACGTAATGAATTCAGATTACGATCCAATTGAACCAATTTTACTAATAAGAGATACTTTGCTTGAAAACAGAAACGTCATATCCAAAACAATTAGAGATTTGATCATTGACACATTTATTAATGGAAATGAAAATGAATCGATATTATCATTAGAAATTTGCTTAAATATTCCTAAGGATTCTCCATTTGTTTTAGACAAGACCTTTTATGAGAACAAAGAAAATGAAAATTTTTGGGAACTTTTTTCCGGTGAAACTTTTCAGTGTTGCTTTAGTAATAAAAGTGACTTCATTCTAAGAAATCTTCACCTTAGTATTGGATGTTACTTACAAAACAAACTGGCTTTAAACGATATTATAGATGTGCACGGGTTAAAATTTTTACTTTATGATTATTCGTATATTATAACTCCAAGAACGAGATATTCTGCAATCGCTGATAGGTTACTTTTAACATGGGTAAGCGGTAGTCAAATAAATTCGGATGAGTTAAAGAAAATAGGAGTGACTTTTTTATTATCTTCAACTCGTTGCATAAAAATAAACGAAAATATTCTATATATGGAAATGTTTATAAAATCAATTGAAAGAGTGACTGAAATAAAGAAAAATAATATATTAAACCAAGATCCAGATTCACTTTTTGGTGTTTTTTGTTTATTTGCTTGTATGCTTGAATTGCGTGTAGAAGAAAAAGTATTATCAATTATTCAAAAAATAATATCTTTTTCAGATCCTTTGGGATTTATTTTCGCTACTTGGTTAGGGGTGGGAGATCCTGACCAAGTGGAGAATAGAATTGAAAAAATAGGATTTACAGATGACCAAAAATCATTTGTCATAAAATGGGCAAAAAAAGAAATCCACATTTTAGAGTTGAATAGTGAAAATGATAATGATATTAGTGTTTCTATTCCAAAGTAA